A window from Leuconostoc mesenteroides subsp. mesenteroides encodes these proteins:
- a CDS encoding lysophospholipase has product MKIVNLEPFLSPEWGKTSNGFVTTQFGAALVFMVQGAREVTLKFAQKYEGLSLVLSLNGENWHEINVENNVTKLSVTDGRYMVLLRAIAGNQMTLWTNPITLVSAQIDNGKLAPIVTDVNYITFIGDSITAGEEMDEHESHPEFSYPELVSEMLHRPLARISYGGSGLTPSAPFQEPTAVEALWHVAPNVERPRVSSDLVIVNYGTNDYNYGATMQDFCFGLRVYLLELVKRFHDAKIVLLVPFNGAFKEVFEQEIKRFDCFVLLDTTSWKISPQQVHPNIMEHKRAAKLLLGGLI; this is encoded by the coding sequence ATGAAAATAGTCAATCTAGAACCTTTTTTATCTCCAGAATGGGGAAAAACAAGTAATGGATTTGTTACAACTCAATTTGGCGCAGCATTGGTATTTATGGTTCAAGGTGCGCGAGAAGTTACTTTAAAGTTTGCACAAAAATACGAGGGTCTCTCGCTAGTATTGTCTCTTAACGGAGAAAATTGGCATGAAATTAATGTTGAAAATAATGTAACTAAATTATCAGTAACTGACGGCCGCTATATGGTATTACTACGTGCTATAGCTGGTAATCAAATGACACTATGGACTAATCCAATTACGTTAGTTTCTGCTCAAATTGATAATGGAAAGCTAGCCCCAATTGTAACCGATGTAAATTATATTACATTTATTGGCGATTCAATTACTGCTGGTGAGGAAATGGATGAACATGAGTCGCATCCTGAGTTTAGCTATCCTGAATTGGTTTCTGAAATGCTCCATAGACCATTAGCTCGAATTAGCTATGGTGGTTCAGGTTTAACACCAAGTGCTCCTTTTCAGGAGCCAACGGCTGTTGAAGCATTGTGGCATGTTGCTCCTAATGTTGAGCGTCCTAGAGTATCTTCTGATTTAGTGATTGTTAATTATGGCACAAACGACTATAATTATGGTGCAACGATGCAAGATTTTTGTTTTGGGTTACGCGTGTATTTGCTGGAGCTAGTTAAACGTTTCCATGATGCTAAAATAGTGTTACTAGTGCCGTTCAATGGTGCGTTTAAGGAAGTTTTTGAGCAAGAGATAAAACGCTTTGATTGTTTTGTTTTATTGGATACTACGTCGTGGAAAATTTCTCCACAACAAGTACATCCAAATATTATGGAGCACAAGCGCGCGGCAAAACTACTTTTAGGAGGATTGATTTAA
- a CDS encoding cold-shock protein produces the protein MKTGTVKIWQKERGYGYITPDEGGDDVFVHFNGIDMDGFKSLIQGEKVAYVLVQGYKSYQAAQVRPLSVEAADV, from the coding sequence ATGAAAACAGGAACAGTAAAAATTTGGCAAAAAGAACGTGGATATGGATACATTACACCTGATGAAGGTGGGGATGATGTCTTTGTTCATTTTAATGGTATTGATATGGATGGCTTCAAGTCATTGATTCAAGGCGAAAAAGTAGCGTACGTACTGGTACAAGGATATAAATCTTATCAGGCAGCACAAGTCCGTCCACTTTCGGTTGAGGCTGCAGACGTTTAA
- a CDS encoding BMP family ABC transporter substrate-binding protein translates to MNRSTKIFTGLAAVAVIAGGIYIATSHNSSSSNNANKNATLGLVLDVGGVDDHSFNQSAWEGAKSYAKENNLKAGQNSAVTYFNTKSQSDLNQNFNLATKSKKYDIIYGIGYSLNQSISKSAKLNPKQKFVLVDDVVKNRKNVASVMFRSEQSSYLAGVAAATKAKENGEKTVGFIGGIHGNIIDAFDAGFEAGVKATDSSLTVQKQYADSFSDSAKGKTIAAAMYASGIRTIFAAAGFVGNGAFAEAKAENTKLDADSKDRLYIIGVDRDQKSDGSYTSKDGKKVTSTMASSITSVGDGVKNIADKYNKDKKFPGGKTIAYGLDDHGVYLTKSELTESQKAAVKKAEKSIINGKITVPNHPKGSQFNQNF, encoded by the coding sequence ATGAATAGATCAACAAAAATTTTTACTGGTTTAGCAGCTGTTGCTGTGATTGCAGGTGGTATTTACATAGCTACTAGCCACAACTCATCTAGCTCAAACAATGCAAATAAAAATGCCACCTTAGGATTAGTTTTAGATGTTGGCGGTGTTGATGATCATTCCTTTAACCAGTCAGCATGGGAAGGCGCAAAATCTTATGCCAAGGAAAATAATTTAAAAGCTGGGCAAAATTCAGCAGTAACATATTTTAATACAAAAAGTCAGTCAGATTTAAATCAGAATTTTAATTTAGCTACAAAAAGCAAAAAATATGATATTATCTACGGAATTGGTTACTCATTAAACCAATCAATTAGCAAATCAGCAAAGCTTAATCCAAAACAGAAATTTGTACTAGTAGATGATGTTGTCAAAAATCGTAAGAATGTAGCCAGTGTGATGTTCCGTTCGGAGCAATCTTCTTATTTAGCTGGTGTAGCTGCAGCAACTAAAGCAAAAGAAAATGGTGAAAAAACAGTAGGCTTTATTGGTGGTATCCATGGAAACATCATTGATGCTTTTGATGCAGGATTCGAAGCAGGCGTGAAAGCAACAGATTCATCATTGACGGTTCAAAAACAATATGCAGATTCTTTCTCTGATTCTGCCAAGGGGAAGACGATTGCCGCTGCTATGTATGCTTCTGGTATTCGCACAATCTTTGCGGCTGCAGGATTTGTCGGGAATGGTGCATTTGCTGAAGCTAAAGCTGAAAATACAAAGTTAGATGCAGACTCAAAAGATCGTCTATACATTATTGGTGTTGACCGTGATCAAAAATCTGACGGATCATATACATCAAAGGATGGTAAAAAGGTCACATCAACGATGGCTTCTTCAATTACTTCAGTTGGTGATGGTGTGAAAAACATTGCTGATAAATATAATAAAGACAAGAAATTCCCTGGTGGTAAAACAATCGCTTACGGTTTGGACGATCATGGTGTTTATTTAACAAAGTCTGAATTGACTGAATCACAAAAGGCCGCAGTTAAAAAGGCAGAAAAGTCAATCATTAATGGCAAAATTACGGTACCAAATCATCCTAAGGGCTCACAATTTAATCAAAACTTCTAA
- a CDS encoding histidine phosphatase family protein encodes MTNFYFVRHGQTEWNLERRFQGGHGDSELLPSSYSDMKKVGKFLSEIKFDHIYASPIRRARITAINIAKQLKYKPALSLRSNLAEVGLGAWEGELVANVKEQYASSYDNYRNDLDKFEGAEFGGEGYTKAEYRFVRFIKATANNFPESNILIVSHGMELSFGLNGLLKQPRMSIRERGGLTNTSTTILSTTDGEKFVVEDWNNTSYLNKKQDDSTTI; translated from the coding sequence ATGACAAATTTTTATTTTGTACGACATGGACAAACTGAGTGGAATCTTGAGCGTCGTTTTCAAGGCGGGCATGGTGATTCAGAATTATTGCCTTCAAGCTACAGTGATATGAAAAAAGTGGGCAAGTTCTTGAGTGAAATCAAGTTCGACCACATTTATGCTTCGCCAATACGTAGAGCGCGCATTACCGCGATTAACATCGCTAAACAGCTAAAATATAAACCTGCTTTATCGTTACGGTCGAATTTAGCTGAAGTTGGTTTGGGCGCATGGGAAGGTGAACTAGTTGCTAATGTAAAAGAACAGTATGCATCAAGTTATGACAACTACCGTAATGATTTAGATAAATTTGAAGGTGCAGAATTTGGTGGTGAGGGATATACGAAAGCTGAATATCGTTTTGTGCGGTTTATTAAAGCAACCGCTAACAACTTCCCAGAAAGCAATATTTTAATTGTTTCTCATGGCATGGAGCTGTCTTTTGGATTAAATGGATTATTAAAGCAACCCCGTATGAGTATTCGTGAACGAGGAGGCTTAACAAATACATCAACGACTATTTTATCAACGACCGACGGTGAGAAATTTGTGGTAGAGGACTGGAATAATACCAGTTATCTGAATAAGAAACAGGACGATTCGACAACAATTTGA
- a CDS encoding ATP-dependent RecD-like DNA helicase produces MAYPEKQLDKITGTLQNVIFSSTESYFKILSVHIEESTLEDWQEPEMITTGTFADVQEGSVYGFYGQLVRHPKYGQQFKVDHYENELPPDENGLIKYFASGQFTGIGKKTAEKIVNHLGLNAVNLILDDAKILDGIVKAETARKLARTLRLNLGLERLFQIGNQFGIGADIAGRLYDQYGNEAQDILTQDPYRLVFEFDGISFKKADDIGHKIGVDKFDKRRMQAAVYATIMNVTFQHGHMFLSHNQLLSSVEKMLHQNNTEMSDQIQKAIQGLIESNILVNDDGRYYAKRLYDAEKETAVNLKRLLNTNSPLNITANDIDESFVTPGQMTLDQTQVEAVKTGLKSQIFLLTGGPGTGKTTIIRTIVATWKKMIQSRAKFADNTKDFLKNYQVRMASPTGRAAKRMTEVTGYDASTIHRLLGITDLEEPEFNADNPIAGGLLIIDEASMLDIELTSKLLAAVPNGMKVIIVGDSDQLPSVGPGNVLEDLVNSGDITHIELEVIYRQGRGSSITELAKHIKNGELPADFLENQSDRSSFMVKSEQASQAIEQVVALAIKKGYTQDDLQILTPMYKTSAGVITLNQMAQKLFNPLKPNQKNLQFGMTIFRKGDKVLQLENDSERDVYNGDMGKIIAVQYKSDMGNDDNEDRLIVDFDGKELAYPKKNLNQLSLAYATTVHKAQGNEFQLVIMVLTNQFGLMLNRNLLYTGITRAKEALILVGEYAAFEHASRTLVPKRFTFLQQRLNDTKTEVNAHNSINEPTTTYEKTPYLTTTMVMNDVVNPMIGMESITPYDFM; encoded by the coding sequence ATGGCATATCCGGAAAAACAATTAGATAAAATAACTGGCACGTTACAAAACGTTATTTTTTCATCGACGGAATCTTATTTTAAAATTTTGTCGGTACATATTGAAGAATCAACTTTAGAAGATTGGCAAGAGCCAGAAATGATTACCACTGGAACATTTGCTGACGTCCAAGAAGGAAGTGTATACGGATTTTATGGCCAATTGGTTCGACATCCAAAGTACGGACAGCAATTTAAAGTCGATCATTACGAAAATGAACTGCCTCCCGATGAAAACGGGTTGATTAAGTATTTTGCTAGTGGCCAATTTACTGGAATTGGTAAAAAAACGGCTGAAAAAATTGTTAATCATTTAGGATTAAATGCTGTTAATTTAATTCTAGATGACGCAAAAATTCTTGATGGTATCGTAAAAGCAGAAACAGCTCGAAAACTGGCGCGCACGTTGCGACTTAACCTAGGTTTAGAACGTTTGTTCCAAATCGGTAATCAATTTGGTATTGGTGCGGATATTGCCGGACGTTTATATGATCAATACGGCAATGAGGCACAAGACATTTTAACGCAAGATCCTTACCGTTTAGTATTTGAATTCGATGGCATTAGCTTTAAAAAAGCCGACGATATTGGCCATAAGATTGGTGTAGATAAATTCGATAAGCGACGTATGCAAGCCGCTGTTTATGCAACAATTATGAATGTGACATTTCAACATGGTCATATGTTTTTATCACATAATCAACTATTATCGTCAGTCGAGAAAATGTTGCACCAAAACAACACCGAAATGTCCGATCAAATTCAAAAGGCTATCCAGGGCTTAATTGAAAGTAATATTTTGGTTAATGATGATGGCCGTTATTATGCTAAAAGGTTATACGATGCTGAAAAAGAAACGGCTGTTAACCTAAAGCGTTTATTAAATACAAATTCTCCATTAAATATAACGGCAAACGATATTGATGAATCATTTGTGACGCCTGGACAAATGACGCTTGATCAAACACAAGTGGAGGCGGTTAAAACTGGGTTAAAATCACAAATTTTCTTGTTAACAGGTGGACCAGGTACTGGAAAAACAACAATTATCCGGACAATAGTTGCCACTTGGAAAAAAATGATTCAAAGTCGAGCAAAGTTTGCAGATAATACTAAAGATTTTCTCAAAAACTATCAAGTCAGAATGGCTTCACCAACGGGCCGTGCAGCAAAGCGTATGACTGAAGTAACGGGTTATGATGCTTCAACAATCCATCGATTATTGGGTATTACTGATTTAGAAGAGCCAGAGTTTAATGCGGATAATCCTATCGCAGGTGGTCTACTAATAATAGATGAAGCATCAATGCTAGATATTGAATTAACTTCAAAGTTACTGGCAGCAGTTCCAAATGGAATGAAAGTCATTATCGTCGGGGATAGCGATCAATTACCTTCGGTTGGACCAGGGAATGTATTAGAGGATTTAGTTAATAGCGGAGACATCACTCATATTGAATTAGAAGTTATTTATCGGCAAGGCCGTGGTAGTAGTATTACTGAACTTGCAAAGCATATTAAGAATGGTGAGTTGCCAGCAGATTTCTTAGAAAATCAGTCAGATCGTTCGAGCTTTATGGTGAAATCAGAGCAAGCTTCGCAAGCGATTGAACAAGTAGTTGCATTGGCAATTAAAAAAGGTTATACGCAAGATGATTTACAAATATTAACACCAATGTACAAAACATCTGCTGGCGTAATTACTTTAAACCAAATGGCTCAAAAATTATTCAATCCGCTTAAACCGAATCAAAAAAATTTGCAGTTTGGGATGACTATTTTCCGAAAAGGCGATAAAGTTTTACAGTTAGAAAATGATAGCGAGCGAGATGTTTATAACGGAGATATGGGCAAAATAATTGCTGTCCAGTACAAATCCGACATGGGTAATGATGATAATGAAGACCGCCTCATTGTTGATTTTGATGGTAAAGAGTTGGCTTATCCTAAAAAAAATTTGAATCAACTCTCATTAGCGTACGCTACAACTGTTCATAAAGCACAAGGCAACGAATTTCAATTAGTTATCATGGTCTTGACCAATCAATTTGGCTTAATGCTCAATCGAAATTTATTGTATACCGGAATTACCAGAGCTAAAGAGGCTTTGATTCTTGTAGGAGAGTATGCTGCTTTTGAACATGCTTCACGCACACTGGTTCCGAAGCGGTTTACATTCTTGCAACAAAGGCTTAATGATACTAAGACTGAAGTGAATGCGCACAACAGTATAAACGAACCGACAACTACCTATGAAAAAACACCCTATTTGACAACAACTATGGTTATGAATGATGTGGTTAATCCGATGATTGGAATGGAAAGTATTACCCCATATGATTTCATGTAA
- a CDS encoding aldo/keto reductase, producing the protein MVYAADEQRYEKLPYRRVSDSGLILPAVSFGLWRNLGDQMPLENSRNVILKAFDSGIFSFDNASNYGPSNGTAEVTFGNVYRNDLKPYRDELVITTKAGYHMWPGPLGEFSGKKTLVAALDLSLQRMGLDYVDIFYAHRWDPNTRLEETARALDLIVKQGKALYVGVSNYTAEQTRAIAKIFDELGTPFIGNQVSYNMLNRTAEQDGLLDVLDKNHAGLIAYGPLAEGLLTDRYLKEIPADYPIHPTNQFLFKNGKDALIAKLNALNAIAQGRGQKLSQMALSWLLKDERVATVVIGASKVEHLVDNLKFSDNLDFSAAELKEIQAILDK; encoded by the coding sequence ATGGTATATGCAGCAGATGAACAACGTTACGAAAAGTTGCCTTATCGCCGAGTTAGTGATTCTGGTCTTATTCTACCAGCAGTTTCATTTGGATTGTGGCGTAATTTGGGTGATCAAATGCCACTTGAAAATTCTAGGAATGTGATTTTGAAAGCGTTTGATAGTGGTATCTTTAGTTTTGATAACGCATCAAATTATGGGCCAAGCAATGGTACAGCCGAAGTAACATTTGGGAATGTTTACCGCAATGATTTAAAACCTTATCGTGACGAATTGGTGATTACAACAAAAGCCGGTTATCATATGTGGCCAGGACCTTTAGGCGAATTTTCCGGTAAGAAAACATTGGTTGCTGCGCTGGATTTGAGCTTACAACGTATGGGCCTAGACTATGTTGATATTTTTTATGCACATCGTTGGGATCCAAACACACGTTTAGAAGAAACCGCTCGTGCGTTAGACTTGATTGTAAAACAAGGCAAGGCGCTTTATGTTGGTGTTTCAAACTATACTGCTGAGCAAACAAGAGCAATCGCTAAAATATTCGATGAACTTGGTACACCCTTTATTGGTAACCAGGTATCTTATAACATGTTGAATCGTACAGCTGAACAGGACGGTCTTCTGGATGTTTTGGATAAAAATCATGCGGGTCTTATAGCATATGGACCACTTGCGGAAGGCTTACTGACTGATCGTTACCTCAAAGAGATTCCTGCTGATTATCCAATCCACCCAACGAACCAATTCTTATTTAAGAATGGTAAGGATGCGCTTATTGCTAAGCTAAATGCTTTGAATGCAATCGCGCAGGGTCGTGGGCAGAAATTGTCACAAATGGCATTATCTTGGTTATTAAAAGATGAACGTGTTGCAACAGTTGTTATTGGTGCAAGTAAAGTTGAACATTTAGTAGATAATTTGAAGTTTTCCGATAATTTAGATTTCTCCGCGGCTGAATTGAAAGAAATTCAAGCTATTTTAGACAAATAA
- a CDS encoding formate--tetrahydrofolate ligase, with the protein MQTDIEIAQSIDIKPITEIAATAGLQSNEIEPYGYDKAKINLDSSIVRKQELGKLILVTSINPTPAGEGKSTVTVGLADALSLADKKTMIALREPSLGPVMGLKGGATGGGFAQVVPMADINLHFTGDFHALTSAHDTLAALLDNSIHQGNPLNIDPRRILWKRVVDINDRALRHVTVGLGGPTSGVPREDGFDITVASELMAILTLSTDLMDMKERIKRIVVGYTYSKEPVTVADLGVAGALTVLLKDAIKPNLVQTLAHTPAIIHGGPFANIAQGTNSILATKTALKLADYVVTEAGFGADLGGEKFLDVKVPLLGKTPDTIVIVATVRALKHHGGVSLSNLNNEDVTALKNGLENLGQHLTAMNRYGVPVLVAINRFTSDTEAELRVIKDYVQQFGARAYTTEVWAKGGVGAQELAAAVIEKSAQEADFTPLYQANDSAIDKLNNIVQTIYGGAGVELSTKAHKQLQDFEKYGWDKLPIIMAKTQYSFTDDAKKLGAPKNFKVHIREFVPKLGAGFLVALTGSIMTMPGLPKHPAALDIDIDEDGTITGLF; encoded by the coding sequence ATGCAAACAGATATTGAAATTGCCCAATCTATTGACATAAAACCAATCACTGAAATTGCTGCTACTGCAGGATTACAGTCCAATGAAATCGAGCCCTATGGATACGACAAAGCAAAAATTAATTTAGATTCATCTATCGTGCGTAAGCAAGAATTAGGTAAATTAATTTTGGTTACGTCAATTAATCCAACTCCGGCTGGTGAAGGAAAATCAACAGTCACGGTTGGTCTTGCTGATGCGTTGAGTTTGGCCGATAAAAAGACGATGATTGCGTTACGCGAACCTTCCTTGGGACCTGTGATGGGACTTAAAGGTGGTGCAACTGGTGGTGGATTTGCGCAAGTCGTGCCAATGGCTGATATTAATTTACATTTTACTGGAGACTTTCATGCACTAACCTCAGCTCATGATACACTTGCAGCATTACTAGATAATAGTATTCATCAAGGTAATCCGCTAAACATTGACCCACGTCGTATTTTGTGGAAACGTGTGGTGGACATTAATGATCGCGCATTACGTCATGTTACTGTTGGTTTAGGTGGGCCAACTTCAGGTGTTCCGCGTGAAGATGGTTTCGATATTACTGTAGCCTCTGAATTAATGGCTATTCTAACACTATCAACCGATTTAATGGATATGAAAGAACGTATCAAGCGTATTGTTGTTGGTTATACCTACAGCAAAGAACCAGTGACTGTTGCTGATCTAGGTGTTGCTGGAGCTTTAACTGTTTTGTTGAAAGACGCTATTAAACCAAATCTCGTTCAAACCCTGGCACACACACCGGCAATTATTCATGGTGGGCCATTCGCTAATATTGCTCAAGGAACGAACTCGATTTTGGCAACTAAAACAGCTTTAAAATTGGCAGATTATGTTGTAACGGAGGCAGGCTTTGGTGCAGATTTAGGTGGCGAGAAGTTTTTAGATGTCAAGGTACCGTTGCTTGGTAAAACGCCAGATACGATTGTTATTGTCGCGACTGTGCGTGCCTTGAAACACCATGGTGGCGTTTCATTATCAAATTTGAATAATGAAGATGTCACTGCACTTAAGAATGGCTTAGAGAATTTAGGTCAACATCTGACAGCAATGAATCGTTATGGCGTACCAGTATTAGTAGCCATTAATCGCTTCACCTCAGATACAGAAGCAGAGCTTCGGGTTATTAAAGACTACGTTCAACAATTTGGTGCTAGAGCTTATACAACAGAAGTGTGGGCAAAAGGTGGTGTGGGAGCCCAAGAGTTGGCTGCGGCTGTTATTGAAAAATCAGCTCAAGAAGCAGATTTCACACCGCTATATCAAGCTAACGATTCAGCTATTGATAAACTAAATAATATCGTGCAAACAATATATGGTGGAGCTGGTGTTGAATTATCAACTAAGGCACACAAACAATTACAAGATTTTGAAAAATATGGTTGGGATAAATTACCAATTATTATGGCAAAAACGCAGTACTCATTTACGGATGATGCTAAAAAGCTTGGTGCACCTAAAAATTTCAAAGTACATATCCGTGAATTTGTACCGAAACTTGGTGCTGGCTTTTTAGTCGCATTGACGGGAAGCATCATGACAATGCCAGGATTACCAAAACATCCCGCAGCATTAGATATTGATATTGACGAGGATGGTACGATTACTGGCTTGTTCTAG
- the prs gene encoding ribose-phosphate diphosphokinase — protein sequence MTPAYELFNLGSNDELASEISTNLGVPLAPIDIKTFADNEVYERIENTVRGRNVYVIQGITAPVNDNFMKLMIFIDAARRASANSINVIIPYFGYARSDRKARSREPISARMIANMLESQGVKRVMTMDLHADQVQGFFDIPVDHLLGMPALGHYFYANDLLGDDLVVVAPDHSSVARARKFAKLLHADWALVDRRVDSVRPNIPYQITGNVVGKRAILIDDIIDTGTSMVLASEAVANAGAVKTYAVATHAVLSDNAVDRLEKAPIDHIIVANTVEIAEHKQMSKLKVLSVAESFAEAIRRINVFESIEDVLKSPDNVDVVL from the coding sequence ATGACACCAGCATATGAGTTATTTAACCTTGGCAGTAATGATGAACTGGCAAGTGAAATATCAACAAATTTAGGTGTACCATTAGCCCCAATTGATATCAAAACATTTGCTGATAATGAGGTATATGAGCGAATTGAAAATACCGTTCGTGGTCGGAATGTATATGTTATTCAAGGAATTACAGCACCGGTGAATGATAATTTTATGAAATTAATGATTTTTATTGATGCAGCACGTCGTGCTTCGGCCAATTCAATCAACGTCATTATTCCCTATTTCGGTTATGCACGTTCAGACCGAAAAGCTCGTTCTCGAGAGCCAATTTCGGCACGAATGATTGCCAATATGTTGGAATCGCAGGGTGTAAAACGAGTCATGACGATGGATTTGCATGCGGATCAGGTTCAAGGATTCTTTGATATTCCAGTCGATCATTTGTTGGGCATGCCAGCATTGGGCCATTATTTTTATGCTAATGACTTATTAGGGGATGACTTGGTTGTTGTTGCGCCGGACCATTCTAGTGTTGCTCGTGCGCGCAAATTTGCCAAACTGTTACATGCAGATTGGGCACTAGTTGATAGACGTGTAGATAGTGTCCGTCCAAATATACCATACCAAATTACTGGTAATGTGGTGGGTAAACGTGCTATTTTGATTGATGATATCATTGATACAGGAACAAGTATGGTTCTTGCCAGCGAGGCGGTTGCTAATGCTGGTGCTGTCAAAACTTATGCGGTTGCTACACATGCTGTGTTGTCAGATAACGCGGTCGATCGTCTTGAGAAAGCACCAATTGATCATATTATCGTAGCAAATACTGTTGAAATAGCCGAACATAAACAAATGAGTAAGTTGAAAGTCTTGTCTGTGGCCGAGTCATTTGCTGAAGCAATCAGACGTATCAATGTGTTTGAAAGTATTGAGGATGTGCTGAAAAGCCCAGACAATGTGGACGTAGTATTATGA
- the purD gene encoding phosphoribosylamine--glycine ligase, producing MTKVLIIGSGAREHALAQTFLKSPQVDEVIVAPGNVGMTDKHLRRVEIPVTNLIELRDFANQEHVDLTFVGNEEPLTLGIVDIFTESSLKIFGPTKKAAQLEGSKSFTKNILQKYNIPTAQSLTVTSLNEANRAIAKFGFPIVFKLDGLALGKGVTIINNAADAQVYLEKLYTQNTDTKLVIEEYLKGVEFSVFTLVGQNGVMTHAPLAQDHKRRFDGDEGPNTGGMGAYSPVKWISNQIRQETIEKLVNPTVKAMVAEDAPFTGILYTGVMLTEEGPKVIEFNVRFGDPEAQVVLPQFEGDFYQLILQLLSGEKPTSHWQDEEVYIGVVLAAKGYPELPQKGAIVPQIPLLTNYAGVTLTDKVLRANGGRVATIVAHDKNVKVAQEKVYNVLDTTPMDLQYRHDIAYQAVQKL from the coding sequence ATGACAAAAGTTTTGATTATCGGTTCTGGTGCGCGTGAGCATGCACTAGCACAGACATTTTTAAAAAGTCCACAGGTAGATGAAGTCATCGTTGCACCCGGAAATGTTGGGATGACAGATAAACATTTGCGACGAGTTGAGATTCCAGTGACTAATTTAATTGAACTAAGGGATTTCGCAAACCAAGAACACGTGGATCTCACGTTTGTTGGTAATGAAGAGCCGTTGACGCTAGGCATTGTGGATATATTCACAGAATCCTCCTTAAAAATATTTGGTCCAACGAAAAAAGCAGCTCAACTTGAAGGTTCCAAATCATTTACTAAGAACATTCTTCAAAAGTACAATATTCCAACGGCGCAATCTTTGACCGTAACTTCTTTGAATGAAGCTAATCGAGCTATTGCGAAATTTGGCTTTCCAATTGTTTTTAAGCTAGATGGACTGGCTTTGGGTAAAGGGGTAACTATTATTAATAATGCCGCTGATGCTCAAGTTTATTTGGAAAAATTGTATACGCAAAATACAGATACCAAATTGGTTATTGAAGAGTATCTGAAGGGGGTTGAGTTCTCTGTATTCACATTAGTAGGTCAAAATGGGGTGATGACTCATGCGCCTTTAGCACAAGACCACAAACGTCGTTTTGATGGTGATGAAGGGCCTAATACTGGTGGAATGGGGGCTTATAGTCCAGTGAAATGGATTTCAAACCAGATTCGTCAGGAGACTATTGAAAAGCTAGTGAATCCAACAGTGAAAGCCATGGTTGCAGAGGACGCCCCATTTACTGGTATTTTATATACAGGCGTCATGCTAACTGAAGAAGGTCCGAAAGTGATTGAATTTAATGTACGCTTTGGTGACCCTGAGGCACAAGTAGTATTACCTCAATTTGAAGGTGATTTTTATCAATTAATTTTGCAGCTATTGTCAGGTGAAAAACCAACGTCACATTGGCAAGACGAAGAAGTGTATATTGGGGTAGTTCTAGCAGCAAAAGGTTATCCTGAGCTTCCTCAAAAGGGGGCGATAGTGCCCCAAATACCATTATTGACGAATTATGCTGGCGTTACATTGACAGACAAGGTATTACGTGCAAATGGCGGACGTGTAGCGACTATTGTTGCTCATGACAAAAATGTAAAAGTGGCGCAAGAAAAAGTTTATAATGTATTAGATACGACACCCATGGACTTACAATATCGTCATGATATTGCATATCAAGCTGTTCAAAAATTGTAA
- a CDS encoding cysteine desulfurase: protein MAFDKTVTIPGDKTYKLSNNVKKYTLGDLGFITNKAGVHILHRALEPQKALDNAIQLKVSINQELTGFKMSTVSAGDVVRVDIFKNNNAAELSKLYYFFVNELIERGVLEKINE from the coding sequence ATGGCTTTTGACAAAACGGTAACAATACCAGGCGATAAGACATACAAGCTCAGTAATAATGTTAAAAAATATACACTTGGAGACCTTGGCTTTATCACAAATAAAGCTGGTGTACATATTTTACATCGTGCTTTAGAACCGCAAAAAGCACTCGATAATGCTATTCAACTGAAAGTCTCAATTAATCAAGAGTTAACTGGATTTAAAATGAGTACAGTTTCTGCTGGAGATGTTGTACGAGTTGATATTTTCAAAAACAATAACGCTGCTGAGCTATCAAAACTTTATTATTTTTTTGTGAATGAGTTAATCGAACGAGGCGTTCTGGAAAAAATAAATGAATAA